AGTTGGTGTTTTTTGGCAAAATCAACTATTGGCTTATAATCCGGAAGATAATTCGACCAGGCACGGGAAGCCAGCATGAATTCTTCCTCACTCATTTTTCCTGCCAGATATTCATCAACTACAGGTTGAACATCTCTTTCGAACATCTCCATGGAAACTATCAAATCGGAATATTTGGCCTGCATCTCTTTCAGAAGTTCAAATTCTAAATGATGCAGCAGCTCATTTTCATGCAATTCTCCAAAGAAAACCACGTCGTAACTCAAAGCTTTTTCTGCCAGTTCAAACAGTGTTATTTCTTCTTCGGTTATGGATTCAATTATCTTATATTCGTAATTTTGTGCATATAAAAATGCCATGCCAGCAAATAGAATTATCATCAGTATTCTTTTCATTCTCTTTTCCTCACTCTAATCAAAAATCATTTTATAATATTTATATAATTTTGTTTCAATATCATACAAATCAAGATTGCGACTGGCTCGCAAAAGTTCCTTTCCATCCGAATAAACAATAAAAGTGGGAACTGCAAAGGCCATGAATTCACCGGCTGCTGCAGGATGATCATCTAATTCGATCAATTCAAAATCTGCTTTGGAATATTTTTGTGCCATTTCCCTGAGTTGCGGCTGCAGAACTTTGCACACATTACAGTCTTTTGTAGTGATATAAACAAATGAAAATTGCTTATGTTTTATTTCAGCGAAGTCCAATTTAAGTTTTCCAGAAACTAGAAAATCGCTTCTTTTAAAATTTTAGGATCAAGACGATGTTTGGAACCTTCGCCTTCAAAAAAACAATGCTCGCGGATCATGTGAATGTTGAGCGGCGTCCAGCAGAGTTCCAGATCATTTTCTAAATTTTTCAGCGTTATCGATCCTTTGCGAAAAGCTCCGGGATGACCGAAAGGACAGATGATCTTGCCGCGAAATGAATTGTAGAAAACTTCATATTTCCCGTCCATAACTATCGGACCGATGTAAGATTCAAAAGCTTTTTCGGTAAAATATTCCAGCCGATCAGCTATAACATCGGTAGTTAAATCCAACTTTATCAAACTCATTTCATCGGTTCTGATAATCTCATGAAAATGGCGATTGTCCTTTCCCAGAAAGCCATCGATGCTGATAACGCCTTTTTTCATATTGTTATGGATCTTCTTTTCCTGTGGCGTTTCTTTCATATCATCTTCTCCTAAGCAAAACTGTCATAATAAATTTTATCTTCAGGAATGCCGCGTTTTTTCAGATCATTGGTAACTGCCTGGATCATGCCGGGACTACCGCAAAGAT
This genomic interval from Candidatus Cloacimonadota bacterium contains the following:
- a CDS encoding thioredoxin family protein, whose protein sequence is MDFAEIKHKQFSFVYITTKDCNVCKVLQPQLREMAQKYSKADFELIELDDHPAAAGEFMAFAVPTFIVYSDGKELLRASRNLDLYDIETKLYKYYKMIFD